The Microbulbifer hydrolyticus genome has a segment encoding these proteins:
- a CDS encoding alpha-amylase family glycosyl hydrolase has translation MRKTAGLSALIAAASLSLAACNDRAATGSAELVTEAQPAAAAHDSTQASKGADPFWNNATIYFMLPDRFHNGNPENDLSYGRKDDAAHLRGFHGGDLRGVIQKLEEGYFSDLGVDAIWMSPVIENVHGYDEGDKRTYAFHGYWPKDWTTVDANFGSEADLAELIQVAHSKGVRILMDVIINHTGPVTSEDPLWPSDWVRAAPQCDWSSFAQNVQCALTDNLPDILTESEEPVALPPQLTEKWQREGRLEQEQAELDAFFERTGYPRAPKYYVIKWLTDWVREYGVDGFRVDTVKHVEPEVWAVLKKEASLALSEWKAANAEKKLDDREFFMVGEVYHFGVKDFANSDGRLYDFGDRKVDFFDHGFDSLINMGFAAHAADDMETIFSDYSSILHDGPLDGVGVLNYLGSHDDHHSFDRERKQVKTAALKLMLAPGAAQIYYGDEVARPMIDEQAYGDASMRVPMNWASLEQARTQEILHHWQKLGQFRKSHLSVGAGEHQRISETPYIFSRTLNEGGVEDRVMVALDQPAGEKIVSVSGVFAEGTLVRDYYSGTEARVEDGALVFDTRFDLLLLGEPQQSQLSAAAH, from the coding sequence ATGAGAAAAACCGCAGGCCTGAGTGCCCTAATTGCTGCAGCGAGCCTTTCCCTGGCCGCATGTAACGACAGAGCCGCGACGGGTTCGGCTGAGCTGGTCACAGAAGCTCAGCCGGCAGCGGCGGCCCACGATTCGACCCAGGCGTCGAAAGGCGCCGACCCGTTCTGGAACAACGCCACCATCTATTTCATGCTCCCGGACCGTTTCCACAACGGCAACCCGGAAAACGACCTCTCCTATGGCCGCAAAGACGACGCGGCGCATCTGCGTGGATTTCACGGCGGCGACCTGCGCGGTGTAATCCAGAAACTGGAGGAAGGCTACTTCTCCGACCTGGGTGTGGATGCGATCTGGATGTCTCCGGTGATTGAGAATGTCCACGGCTATGACGAGGGCGACAAGCGCACCTACGCCTTCCACGGTTACTGGCCAAAAGACTGGACCACCGTGGATGCCAACTTTGGCAGCGAGGCAGACCTGGCCGAGCTGATTCAGGTGGCCCACAGCAAGGGTGTGCGCATCCTGATGGACGTAATTATCAATCACACCGGGCCGGTCACCAGCGAAGACCCGTTGTGGCCCTCGGACTGGGTGCGTGCGGCGCCCCAGTGTGACTGGAGCAGCTTTGCACAGAACGTTCAGTGTGCGCTGACCGACAACCTGCCGGATATCCTGACCGAAAGCGAAGAGCCAGTAGCGCTGCCGCCGCAGCTGACCGAAAAGTGGCAGCGTGAAGGACGCCTGGAGCAGGAGCAGGCCGAGCTGGATGCCTTCTTTGAGCGCACCGGTTATCCGCGCGCGCCCAAGTACTACGTAATCAAGTGGCTTACCGACTGGGTGCGGGAGTACGGCGTAGACGGTTTCCGTGTAGATACCGTCAAACATGTGGAGCCTGAAGTCTGGGCCGTGCTGAAAAAAGAGGCCAGCCTGGCTCTGTCCGAGTGGAAAGCGGCGAATGCTGAAAAGAAACTCGACGATCGCGAATTTTTTATGGTCGGTGAGGTTTACCATTTCGGGGTAAAGGACTTCGCCAACAGCGACGGTCGCCTGTATGACTTCGGCGACCGCAAAGTGGACTTCTTCGATCATGGCTTCGACAGCCTGATCAATATGGGCTTTGCCGCCCACGCAGCGGACGATATGGAGACCATTTTCAGTGACTACTCCAGCATCCTGCACGATGGTCCATTGGACGGCGTTGGGGTGTTGAATTATCTGGGGTCCCACGACGACCACCATTCGTTTGACCGCGAGCGCAAGCAGGTCAAAACCGCTGCTCTGAAGCTGATGCTGGCCCCTGGTGCCGCACAGATTTACTACGGTGATGAAGTGGCGCGCCCGATGATTGATGAGCAGGCATACGGCGATGCCTCCATGCGTGTGCCCATGAACTGGGCTAGCCTGGAGCAGGCGCGCACCCAGGAAATTCTGCATCACTGGCAGAAGCTCGGACAGTTCCGCAAGTCGCACCTCTCCGTGGGTGCGGGTGAGCACCAGCGTATCAGCGAGACGCCCTATATCTTCTCCCGTACCTTGAACGAGGGTGGCGTGGAAGATCGCGTGATGGTCGCGCTGGATCAGCCCGCTGGCGAAAAAATCGTGAGTGTCAGCGGCGTGTTTGCGGAAGGGACATTAGTCCGTGATTATTATTCCGGTACCGAGGCGCGGGTTGAAGATGGCGCGCTGGTATTCGATACCCGCTTCGATCTTCTTCTTCTCGGTGAGCCGCAGCAGTCCCAGCTGAGTGCGGCCGCGCATTGA
- a CDS encoding universal stress protein, giving the protein MQEKPVVFVVVDPNDDRHVALERALTTARERTPQPKLAVFVAVDGEAVDTRAVNDHLFRDEFWFRDQIRTPIEEAGVEFEITVCWSSDWQAAIIQESKRCNAEMIYLPVHARTSSRRFTFAESKWQVLKQARCPVVLIRPGAKDRRKVVLATVNYQAQTTQQRQLNRQITERANYIANMYGAELHLVNAYLDSMRYPDRGALAKLADKTGVATDRIHVKQGYTNEVVAEIAKEIDADLVVMGTLNQYGETGSLLRGNTAERVIGSVDTDVMVCNAFTTTAH; this is encoded by the coding sequence ATGCAGGAAAAACCCGTCGTATTCGTAGTTGTCGACCCGAACGATGACCGCCACGTAGCCCTCGAGCGGGCACTGACCACCGCCCGCGAGCGCACCCCCCAGCCCAAGCTGGCGGTATTCGTCGCGGTCGACGGCGAAGCGGTCGATACCCGCGCGGTGAACGACCACCTGTTCCGTGATGAGTTCTGGTTCCGCGACCAGATCCGCACTCCCATCGAAGAAGCGGGAGTGGAGTTCGAGATCACCGTATGCTGGTCCAGCGACTGGCAGGCGGCCATCATTCAGGAATCCAAGCGCTGCAATGCGGAAATGATTTACCTGCCGGTTCACGCCAGAACCAGCAGCCGCCGCTTCACCTTTGCCGAATCCAAGTGGCAGGTTCTGAAGCAGGCCAGATGCCCGGTGGTACTGATCCGCCCGGGTGCCAAAGATCGCCGCAAAGTGGTGCTGGCTACCGTCAACTACCAGGCCCAGACCACCCAGCAACGCCAGCTCAACCGCCAGATCACCGAGCGCGCCAACTATATCGCCAACATGTACGGTGCCGAACTGCACCTGGTAAATGCCTACCTGGACTCCATGCGGTACCCGGATCGCGGCGCACTGGCCAAACTGGCGGACAAGACCGGCGTAGCCACCGACCGCATCCATGTCAAACAGGGCTATACCAACGAAGTGGTCGCGGAGATTGCCAAAGAAATCGACGCGGACCTGGTGGTGATGGGCACCCTCAACCAGTACGGTGAAACCGGCTCACTGCTGCGCGGCAATACCGCCGAGCGGGTAATCGGCTCCGTAGATACCGATGTGATGGTGTGTAACGCGTTTACCACTACCGCGCACTGA
- a CDS encoding tryptophan halogenase family protein: MKSTTIRNLVILGGGTAGWMTAALMAKVLGRVVSITLVESDQIGTVGVGEATIPPIQNFNRALGLDEREFLQATKGTIKLGIQFENWSRQGTQYMHAFGGIGKNFPFCDFYNYWLRARAAGDTSSLWDYSLNCQAALANRFAPLNQIPNTNLPGISYAYHFDAGLYAQFLRRYAEEKGVKRIEGKVCDVASNSDSGFVENLKLESGDIVEGDLFVDCSGFVGLLIDKVVGSEYEQWGQWLPCDRAMAVPSKSAERIAPYTRSIAHTCGWQWQIPLQHRTGNGLVYSSSHWSDEQAQDVLFGNLPGEPLAEPRIIPFKTGHRPEQWKKNVVSLGLASGFLEPLESTSIHLVQSAATRLIKCFPHRGIREQEVAEFNRQSRVEMERIRDFIILHYKANQRRDSDFWRDCEEMVVPDSLQEKIDLFRSTGKVFRDYDDLFTEVAWQQVLIGQGVLPEDHHVIAEGLSEGQLKDLLQSLKTLVQGTVAQMPSHEAFLSGRMH, translated from the coding sequence TTGAAAAGCACAACGATAAGAAACCTGGTTATTCTCGGCGGCGGTACTGCCGGCTGGATGACTGCGGCCCTGATGGCCAAAGTGCTGGGCAGGGTAGTGAGCATCACGCTGGTGGAGTCGGATCAGATTGGCACGGTGGGCGTGGGTGAGGCCACCATTCCTCCTATCCAGAACTTCAATCGCGCATTGGGCCTCGACGAGCGGGAGTTTTTACAGGCGACCAAAGGCACGATCAAGCTCGGAATCCAGTTTGAAAACTGGTCGCGTCAGGGGACGCAATACATGCACGCCTTCGGCGGCATCGGTAAGAACTTTCCTTTCTGTGATTTCTATAATTACTGGCTGCGCGCGCGGGCAGCGGGTGATACGTCTTCCCTGTGGGATTATTCGCTGAACTGCCAGGCCGCACTGGCAAATCGCTTTGCTCCCCTCAACCAGATTCCCAATACCAACTTGCCGGGAATCTCCTACGCCTATCATTTTGATGCCGGGCTTTATGCGCAATTTCTGCGTCGTTACGCCGAGGAAAAAGGTGTAAAGCGAATTGAGGGTAAGGTTTGCGATGTGGCCAGCAACAGTGATTCCGGATTTGTCGAAAATCTGAAACTGGAAAGTGGTGATATCGTTGAGGGGGATCTCTTTGTCGACTGTTCAGGCTTTGTCGGCCTGTTGATCGACAAGGTGGTGGGCAGCGAATACGAGCAGTGGGGCCAGTGGCTTCCCTGCGACCGCGCGATGGCAGTGCCGAGTAAATCTGCCGAACGTATTGCGCCCTATACCCGCTCCATCGCTCACACCTGTGGCTGGCAGTGGCAGATCCCGCTGCAGCATCGCACGGGTAACGGGCTGGTGTATTCCAGCAGCCACTGGAGTGATGAGCAGGCGCAAGACGTGCTGTTTGGCAACCTGCCCGGTGAACCCCTGGCGGAACCGCGCATCATCCCCTTTAAAACCGGCCACCGGCCCGAGCAGTGGAAAAAGAATGTGGTGAGTCTGGGACTTGCCAGCGGATTTCTGGAGCCTCTGGAAAGTACTTCCATTCACCTGGTGCAGTCTGCCGCTACACGGCTGATCAAGTGCTTTCCGCATCGCGGCATTCGCGAACAGGAAGTAGCGGAATTCAACCGTCAGTCCCGGGTGGAGATGGAGCGGATCCGCGACTTCATCATTCTGCACTACAAGGCAAACCAGCGTCGAGACAGCGACTTCTGGCGCGACTGCGAAGAAATGGTGGTCCCTGACAGCTTGCAGGAAAAGATTGACCTGTTCCGCAGCACCGGCAAGGTCTTCCGGGACTACGATGACCTGTTCACGGAAGTTGCCTGGCAGCAGGTGCTGATTGGCCAGGGTGTACTCCCTGAAGATCACCACGTCATTGCCGAGGGACTGAGTGAGGGCCAACTGAAAGATCTTCTGCAGAGTCTGAAAACCCTGGTCCAGGGCACCGTTGCACAAATGCCTTCGCACGAAGCGTTTTTATCCGGCCGTATGCACTAA
- the glk gene encoding glucokinase: MTRIVADIGGTNARFAIAHSHLGGYRLESIHVVNCAKFGDFYAALGQWLEGLDGPQPTEACIAVAGPVEKTPQGGRVTMTNLGWDIRAEELCARFSLERALVVNDFAALALSLPRLGADDKWALRDVPAEENGCMSVLGPGTGLGVAAIIFEAGRYRVVPGEGGHANLSAGSERELELLQILAREQMPVYNEYVLSGGGLVNLYRAVCALHGRPAEDLTPPDVSGRGLAGSDPLCRETLIDFLNFLGSAAGDAALYYVARGGIFLGGGVLPRIESLLPESEFEQRFTNKGRLGDWLKGVRVEVLKAGYPALIGASAWLER, from the coding sequence ATGACCAGAATCGTCGCGGATATCGGCGGAACCAACGCCCGCTTCGCCATTGCCCACTCGCATCTGGGAGGGTACCGGCTGGAATCCATCCATGTGGTGAATTGCGCCAAATTTGGCGATTTCTACGCTGCCCTTGGCCAGTGGCTGGAGGGGCTGGATGGACCGCAGCCGACGGAGGCTTGTATTGCCGTCGCCGGGCCGGTGGAAAAGACGCCGCAAGGTGGACGGGTGACCATGACCAACCTCGGCTGGGATATCCGTGCTGAAGAGCTGTGCGCCCGTTTCTCCCTTGAGCGCGCTCTGGTGGTGAACGACTTCGCGGCGCTGGCTTTGTCGCTGCCGCGTCTCGGCGCTGACGACAAGTGGGCGTTGCGCGATGTACCGGCCGAGGAAAATGGCTGCATGTCTGTACTGGGGCCGGGTACCGGCCTCGGCGTGGCGGCGATTATTTTCGAGGCGGGACGTTACCGGGTGGTCCCAGGGGAGGGCGGTCACGCCAACCTGTCGGCCGGCAGTGAGCGTGAGCTGGAGCTGTTGCAGATTCTTGCCCGCGAACAGATGCCGGTATACAACGAGTATGTGCTGAGTGGTGGCGGCCTGGTCAACCTCTATCGTGCCGTCTGTGCCCTGCATGGCCGGCCAGCGGAAGACCTGACGCCGCCGGATGTCAGCGGCCGCGGCCTTGCAGGCTCGGACCCGCTGTGCCGCGAGACCCTGATCGACTTCCTCAACTTCCTCGGCAGTGCTGCCGGTGACGCGGCCCTCTACTATGTCGCCCGTGGTGGCATATTCCTCGGCGGAGGTGTGTTGCCTCGAATCGAGTCGCTGTTGCCGGAGAGTGAGTTCGAGCAGCGTTTCACCAATAAAGGGCGCCTGGGAGACTGGCTAAAGGGTGTGCGGGTCGAGGTCCTCAAGGCTGGTTACCCGGCCCTGATCGGTGCGTCTGCCTGGCTGGAGCGCTGA
- a CDS encoding helix-turn-helix domain-containing protein: MKQYIFNIHDVVLLMTAAECLLLAVFQSILPTRARHDGRLLTAFLLIIAVASACTLILWNDQFSLAPWFEQTLLPYLLFAALLLKGPAIYLYVCSLTQQKLSLNHRHILHLLPALVGLLCIAFFSISSNDLRHASDAGQSLPSTAIEFVWDLASLVPFAYAVAALLRIRRYRHALKDEYSHFSETELHWLSALTWGVCIAWSWTMVVHVVAKFSSDVVADYMGIADNYLAFILINAFFAYSLTYAHQLLITKPEEETRETSSEEEPSEPAIAKVRNAMEGDRIFLKKNLNLEQFSERIDLPAKEVSAVINKHFGTNFFEFVNSYRVETAKALLSDPEKADMTVLDVLLESGFNSKSAFHRFFSRLVGMSPTEYRKQALAAADAS, translated from the coding sequence ATGAAACAATATATCTTCAATATCCACGATGTGGTGCTGCTGATGACCGCGGCCGAGTGCCTGCTTCTGGCGGTATTCCAGTCGATCCTGCCCACCCGTGCCCGGCACGACGGTCGCTTGCTGACCGCGTTCCTACTGATTATCGCGGTTGCCTCGGCCTGCACACTGATATTGTGGAATGACCAGTTTTCCCTGGCTCCGTGGTTTGAGCAGACCCTTCTTCCCTACCTGCTGTTTGCCGCCCTATTGCTGAAGGGACCAGCCATTTACCTGTATGTGTGCTCACTGACCCAGCAAAAGTTGAGCCTCAATCACCGTCACATCCTGCATTTGTTACCGGCGCTGGTGGGGCTCCTGTGCATTGCATTCTTCAGTATCTCCAGCAATGACCTGCGGCATGCATCCGATGCGGGCCAGTCCCTGCCCTCCACCGCCATCGAATTCGTTTGGGATCTCGCTTCACTGGTACCTTTTGCCTATGCGGTCGCTGCGCTGCTGCGAATCCGGCGTTACCGGCATGCACTGAAAGATGAATACTCCCACTTCTCCGAAACCGAACTGCACTGGCTCTCCGCACTGACCTGGGGGGTCTGTATCGCCTGGTCCTGGACCATGGTGGTCCATGTAGTCGCCAAGTTCTCCAGCGATGTGGTGGCAGACTATATGGGCATCGCCGACAACTATCTGGCGTTTATCCTGATCAATGCGTTTTTTGCCTACAGCCTGACCTATGCGCACCAGCTGCTGATCACCAAGCCGGAGGAGGAAACCCGTGAAACCAGCAGTGAGGAAGAGCCATCAGAGCCCGCGATTGCCAAAGTACGCAATGCAATGGAAGGCGACCGCATCTTCCTGAAAAAGAACCTGAACCTGGAACAGTTTTCCGAGCGGATCGACCTGCCCGCCAAAGAAGTCTCCGCGGTTATCAACAAGCACTTCGGGACCAACTTCTTCGAATTTGTGAACAGCTACCGGGTAGAGACTGCCAAGGCGCTATTGTCTGATCCGGAAAAGGCGGACATGACCGTATTGGACGTGCTGCTGGAATCGGGCTTCAACAGCAAATCCGCATTTCACCGGTTTTTCAGCCGTCTTGTAGGCATGTCGCCCACCGAATACCGCAAGCAGGCGCTAGCTGCGGCTGACGCGTCCTGA
- a CDS encoding TonB-dependent receptor, translating into MSLTNKRFRPALLSAAIAASVTSMGVFAQEDESTNSLEEITVTGFRKSVMDSIGTKRDAKAVVEAISAEDIGKLPDSSIAESLARLPGLAAQRLDGRASRVTIRGFGENESATTFNGREQVSISDNRGVEFDLYPSEIMSGVTVYKTPTASLEADGVAGVIDMQTIKPLERGERVVQFNGQYEMTSFDKLNPDGEDSGQRATISYIDQFADDTIGVAFAYNSMSSPNQEERWNAWGYPEFTAEDGQTYSILGGAKPFVRSSVLERDSAMLVVEAQPNEKLHMTFDALYVDFSDEKILRGIEIPFAWGQGSISPETAVVDPESGFITQATTEGQRVVVRNDMETRDAELNSFGFNTKFDVSDSLQLEFDASHSAVERQIWSFESYAGTGRGDSEGVADDLTYSFSGGNTGAQFDHNLDYSDWNLIQMGGPLTWGWSSALNDSLGITGTPLENTGQDGFLNAPEIDDELTSLKLAASQMVEVGIINEISYGVSYRDREKTKKSEGYFMTLSSFPDMQVVPEEYRLGSVSLDFIGMGDMIAYDAAAMLNDGYYSLLAESLTNSSHLTKSWSVNETVTTAFAQADFETEVAGMELGGNFGLRYVYTEQQSSGAAGRPDANGIIQTSPTDLSHDYNHLLPSLNLALSIDEQQTLRFGAAQTISRARMDEMNSSLSVGYSETPNAEGYNWTISGGNPELEPKEATGVDLSYENYFVDDGYFSVALFWKDLNNWIFDGNYEVDLTGVTDPVSGQVPQNPIAFGSGKINGGGGTLQGYELSVSLPFHVFNENLDGFGLLASHTGVSSDIKDPNGNDYELPGLSDSIQTMTLYFEKMGFSARTSLRKRSDFKGEVYGIGFDSQQVDVVGETLVDAQIGYDFAESGIGGLEGLSVFLQGQNLTDEPFTTLSGDNSLQVRDYQSYGSTYLLGFSYKL; encoded by the coding sequence ATGAGTCTGACTAACAAACGTTTCCGACCGGCACTGCTGTCTGCAGCTATTGCCGCGTCCGTGACTTCCATGGGTGTGTTTGCTCAGGAAGATGAGAGCACCAATTCGCTGGAAGAAATCACCGTTACCGGTTTCCGTAAGAGTGTTATGGACTCTATCGGTACCAAGCGCGATGCCAAGGCCGTTGTTGAGGCCATCTCTGCCGAAGATATCGGCAAACTGCCGGATTCCTCCATTGCTGAATCCCTTGCCCGCCTGCCGGGTCTGGCTGCCCAGCGTCTGGACGGCCGTGCTAGCCGGGTGACCATCCGGGGCTTTGGTGAAAATGAAAGCGCCACTACCTTCAATGGTCGTGAGCAGGTTTCTATTTCCGATAACCGCGGCGTTGAGTTCGATCTCTACCCGTCCGAGATCATGAGTGGCGTCACCGTCTACAAGACCCCGACTGCCAGTCTGGAAGCGGATGGTGTTGCCGGTGTTATCGACATGCAAACCATCAAGCCGCTGGAGCGTGGCGAGCGCGTTGTCCAGTTCAACGGCCAGTATGAGATGACCAGCTTCGACAAGCTGAACCCGGACGGTGAAGATTCTGGCCAGCGTGCCACCATTTCTTATATCGATCAGTTCGCTGACGATACCATCGGTGTTGCTTTCGCCTACAACTCTATGAGCTCTCCGAACCAGGAAGAGCGCTGGAACGCTTGGGGCTACCCGGAATTCACCGCAGAAGACGGCCAGACTTACTCTATCCTCGGCGGCGCCAAGCCGTTCGTGCGCTCCTCCGTACTGGAGCGTGACAGCGCGATGCTGGTGGTTGAGGCTCAGCCCAACGAAAAACTGCACATGACTTTCGATGCCCTGTACGTGGACTTCTCAGACGAGAAAATCCTGCGTGGCATCGAGATTCCCTTCGCATGGGGACAGGGTTCCATCAGCCCTGAGACTGCGGTAGTGGATCCGGAGTCCGGTTTTATTACCCAGGCTACTACAGAAGGCCAGCGTGTCGTTGTTCGTAACGATATGGAAACCCGTGATGCAGAGCTGAACTCTTTCGGTTTCAACACCAAGTTCGACGTTTCTGACAGCCTGCAGCTGGAATTTGATGCGAGCCACTCGGCGGTAGAGCGTCAGATCTGGAGCTTCGAAAGCTATGCCGGTACCGGCCGTGGCGATTCCGAAGGTGTGGCCGACGACCTGACCTACTCGTTCTCCGGCGGAAACACCGGTGCACAGTTCGACCACAACCTGGACTACAGCGACTGGAACCTGATCCAGATGGGCGGCCCGCTGACCTGGGGTTGGAGTTCCGCACTGAACGACAGCCTCGGCATCACCGGCACTCCGCTGGAAAATACCGGACAGGACGGCTTCCTGAACGCTCCGGAAATCGATGATGAGCTGACCTCTCTGAAGCTCGCTGCCTCTCAAATGGTTGAGGTGGGTATCATCAATGAGATTTCCTACGGCGTGTCCTACCGCGACCGCGAGAAGACCAAGAAATCTGAAGGCTACTTCATGACTCTGTCTTCTTTCCCGGACATGCAGGTTGTGCCGGAAGAGTATCGCCTGGGTAGCGTATCCCTGGACTTCATCGGTATGGGTGACATGATCGCCTATGACGCTGCAGCGATGCTGAACGATGGCTACTACAGCCTGCTGGCAGAATCCCTGACCAACAGCAGCCACCTGACCAAGTCCTGGTCTGTAAACGAGACTGTGACTACTGCCTTCGCGCAAGCCGACTTCGAGACCGAAGTTGCGGGCATGGAGCTGGGTGGTAATTTTGGTCTGCGCTATGTGTACACCGAACAGCAGTCCTCTGGTGCGGCCGGACGTCCGGATGCCAACGGCATTATCCAGACTTCACCGACCGATCTTTCGCACGATTACAACCACCTGCTGCCGAGCCTGAACCTGGCACTGTCTATCGACGAGCAGCAGACCCTGCGTTTCGGTGCGGCCCAGACCATTTCGCGCGCGCGCATGGATGAAATGAACTCTTCCCTGTCCGTGGGTTACAGCGAAACCCCGAACGCGGAAGGCTACAACTGGACCATCAGCGGCGGTAACCCGGAGCTGGAGCCGAAGGAAGCCACCGGTGTGGACCTGTCCTACGAAAATTACTTCGTGGACGACGGCTACTTCTCCGTGGCCCTGTTCTGGAAGGACCTGAACAACTGGATTTTCGACGGCAACTACGAAGTTGACCTGACTGGCGTTACCGACCCGGTAAGCGGACAGGTTCCACAGAACCCGATCGCATTCGGTTCCGGCAAGATCAATGGCGGTGGCGGTACCCTGCAGGGTTACGAGCTGTCCGTGTCTCTGCCGTTCCATGTGTTCAACGAGAATCTGGATGGTTTCGGTCTGCTGGCTAGCCACACTGGTGTTAGCTCTGACATCAAAGATCCGAACGGCAACGATTACGAGCTGCCGGGCCTGTCTGACAGTATCCAGACCATGACCCTGTACTTCGAGAAAATGGGCTTCTCCGCGCGCACCAGCCTGCGCAAGCGCTCTGACTTCAAGGGCGAGGTATACGGCATTGGCTTCGACAGCCAGCAGGTTGACGTAGTGGGCGAAACCCTGGTTGATGCGCAGATCGGTTACGACTTCGCAGAATCCGGCATCGGTGGATTGGAAGGTCTGTCTGTGTTCCTGCAGGGACAGAACCTGACTGACGAGCCGTTCACCACTCTGAGTGGCGATAACTCGCTGCAGGTACGCGACTACCAGAGCTACGGTAGCACTTACCTGCTGGGCTTCAGCTACAAGCTGTAA
- a CDS encoding alpha/beta hydrolase: protein MRKLITPAVSSLLAALAMSASAVPAQVPAKTSTAQANVHVMPAIDMGTLQRERVYRVYLPAGYEGSGKRYPVLYMHDGQNLFDDATSYVGEWGVDEALNQLSKTCGLDMIVVGVDHGDKLRMTELNPYDNERFGKGEGDAYVDFLVNRLKPHIDREFRTLPDREHTAIMGSSMGGLISNHAINRHPQVFGIAGIFSPSYWIAPQIFAATESNPALKSTRIYLATGAKEGEAMTEGFNQMSQLLEQHAGTGQWQAQLEADGEHNEASWNRIFPEAVSWLFSAPCNKPL from the coding sequence ATGCGCAAGCTAATCACCCCGGCAGTTTCCTCGCTGCTGGCCGCCCTGGCCATGAGCGCCAGTGCAGTACCAGCCCAGGTCCCAGCAAAAACCTCCACTGCACAGGCCAACGTTCACGTTATGCCGGCGATCGACATGGGCACCCTGCAACGGGAGCGCGTCTACCGCGTTTACCTGCCCGCGGGTTACGAGGGTTCCGGCAAACGCTACCCGGTGCTGTATATGCACGACGGCCAGAACCTGTTTGATGACGCCACATCCTATGTGGGTGAATGGGGTGTGGACGAGGCGCTCAATCAACTGAGCAAAACCTGCGGCCTGGATATGATCGTGGTGGGCGTTGATCACGGGGACAAGCTGCGCATGACCGAGCTAAACCCCTATGACAACGAACGTTTCGGCAAGGGCGAAGGCGATGCCTATGTGGACTTTCTGGTGAACCGGCTGAAGCCACATATCGACCGGGAGTTTCGCACCCTTCCCGACCGTGAGCACACCGCAATTATGGGCAGCTCGATGGGGGGACTCATATCCAACCACGCGATCAACCGCCATCCGCAAGTCTTCGGTATCGCGGGCATATTTTCGCCGTCGTACTGGATAGCACCGCAGATATTTGCGGCCACCGAATCCAACCCCGCACTGAAAAGCACCCGTATTTACCTTGCCACAGGGGCGAAAGAAGGCGAGGCCATGACCGAGGGATTCAATCAGATGTCGCAGCTGCTGGAGCAACACGCGGGTACCGGCCAGTGGCAGGCACAACTGGAAGCGGATGGAGAGCACAACGAGGCGTCCTGGAACCGGATCTTTCCTGAGGCCGTCAGCTGGCTGTTCAGCGCTCCCTGTAACAAGCCTCTGTGA
- a CDS encoding lipase secretion chaperone: MPQVPGKVGPEVSGLDALEIYDVLLTLNFSADNQLLVDRNTRAVLQMMYDQLGDPVDEQREENLQALLREALPQETAQQLLDLLQDYSAYTQAVDDLRRTQAASASSGAVDPLHHYDQVKALRRSYLNEEVASGMFAEEEAQLPYMVEAMAVTRDPNLSQEERAQKLAALQAEFNDTAIRMNSPLAAKVLEAKVARLRAEGASEAEIFAVRNEVLGSAEAQRLAEADQAEDVHQ, encoded by the coding sequence ATGCCGCAAGTGCCCGGCAAAGTAGGGCCTGAAGTCAGCGGCCTGGATGCGCTAGAGATTTACGACGTATTGCTGACCCTGAATTTTTCCGCCGACAACCAGTTGTTGGTCGACCGCAATACCAGAGCAGTACTGCAAATGATGTATGACCAACTAGGTGATCCGGTGGATGAACAGCGAGAGGAAAACCTGCAGGCCCTACTGAGGGAGGCCCTTCCACAAGAAACGGCCCAACAACTGCTCGACCTGTTGCAGGACTATTCCGCCTATACCCAGGCAGTGGACGACCTGCGCCGTACGCAAGCGGCGAGTGCTAGCAGTGGCGCGGTTGATCCACTGCACCACTACGATCAGGTGAAAGCATTGCGTCGCAGTTATCTGAACGAAGAAGTCGCGAGCGGGATGTTTGCGGAGGAAGAGGCACAGCTTCCGTATATGGTCGAAGCCATGGCGGTGACGCGCGACCCGAATCTTTCACAGGAGGAGCGGGCGCAAAAACTGGCCGCGCTGCAGGCTGAGTTCAATGATACGGCGATTCGCATGAACTCGCCGCTTGCCGCGAAGGTGCTGGAGGCGAAGGTGGCGCGGTTGCGTGCCGAGGGCGCCAGCGAGGCCGAGATTTTTGCGGTGCGCAATGAGGTGCTTGGCAGTGCTGAAGCGCAGCGGCTGGCGGAAGCCGATCAGGCGGAAGACGTTCACCAGTGA